The stretch of DNA TCCAGATGCGCAAGGTCGGCGCCTATCTGTTCGGTTATCTCGGGCCGAAGCGGGGCAAGTACGGCTAATCGACCAACGGCATTGCCAAGCGGCTTCAAATTGTTAGCCAGTGCTCACTGAAATTCTGGGAGCACTTCATGATTGCACGCTATTCGTTCGCCGCAGCCCTGCTGGCGTCGGCCGCACCACTCTATGCTGCCGACGAGGTGCCGATTGTCCTGCCCGGCGCACCGGGCGAAGCGCCCAAGGTGATCGATGCCAAGCAGGCGATCGCTCTCGCCAATACCAGCTACTCGCCGGGCGACGTCGCCTTCATGCAGGGCATGATCGTTCACCACCAGCAGGCGGTCGACATGGCGCAACTGGTCAAGGCGCGAACCAATAACGAAGCGATCCTCAAGACTGCCGACCGCATCGAGGCGAGCCAGCAGGACGAAATGAAGTTCATGCGCAGCTGGCTCGAGGATCGCGGGCAAGATGCGGCGATGGCGGGCATGGGGCACGCGCACCACACCATGAAGGGCATGGCCAGCCAGGCGCAGATGCAGGCGCTCGCGGAAGCCAGCGGGACAGCCTTCGACCGCCTGTTCCTCGAACTGATGGTCGCGCACCACAAGGGCGCAGTGACCATGGTCGACGACCTGCATAATCTGCGCGGGACGGCATATGATCCGGTGATGTTCGAGTTCACCAACGATGTGGTCACCGACCAGAAGTCCGAGATCGACCGGATGAACAGCGTTCTCACCGGCCTTTCGACCGATCCTCGCGCGACGCTCAAGCCCGGTTTTCGCGACGCGGGCGAAGCAATCCTGAACCTGCGTCACGTCACCGCCATGCCCAAGCCGGCCGGTTTCTTCGACCCGGCCAACCCGGCGCAGCTGCAGCCGCGGATCGAGAAGAAGGCCACGGAAGATGCAACGGCAGCTGCGGCCAAGGACGGAGAGGAAGACAAGCCCAAGTTCGGCGAGCGCGGGTCGCTGCTCGACTTTGCTTTCACCGATATGGCCTTCTCGGGCGATATGCTGGTGGCGGGCAGCTATCACGGCTTCAACGCCTATCGTCTTGGCAATGACGGCATCCCGCAACTGGTCAGCTCGACCGTCTGCCCCGGCGGGCAGGGCGACGTCTCGATCGCCGGCAGTATCCTCGTCATGAGCGTGCAGGACAGTCGCGCACGGGTCGATTGCGGGCTCGGCGGGGTCGAGGATCGGGTCAGCCCCGAACGCTTCCGTGGCATCCGCATCTTCGACATTTCCGACATTACTCGCCCGCGCCAGGTCGGGCAGGTACAGACCTGCCGCGGCAGCCACACGCACTCGATCGTCAGCGCCGATGACGCGCGCCTGATCGTCTATAATTCGGGTACCAGCTACGTCCGTGACGCGGACGAACTGGAGGGCTGCTACGAACTGGGCGGCGACAACACCGCGCTGTTCAGCATCGACGTGATCGAAATCCCGCTGGCCGATCCTTCGCAGGCGCGCATCGTCGATCGGCCCCGCGTCTTCGCCAAGGATGGCGAGATCGCGGGCCTGTGGCGTGGCGGCGATCATGGCGACGGAACGCAGGAGACGTTCCGCACCGACATGTGCCATGACATCACCGTCTTCCCGGCCAAGAACCTCGCTGCGGGGGCCTGTTCGGGCAATGGCATCATCCTCGACATCAAGGACCCGCTCAAGCCCACGCGGATCGACGACGTGACCGACAAAGGCTTTGCCTATTGGCATTCGGCGACCTTCAATAATGACGGCACCAAGGTCCTGTTCACCGACGAATGGGGCGGGGGCGGGCGGCCGCGCTGCCAGGCGGGCGATCCCAAGAACTGGGGCGCCGACGCCTTCTACGGCATCGAGAACGGCAAGCTGGTCTATCGCGGGACCTACAAGCTGCCCGCACCGCAGACCGACAAGGAGAACTGCGTCGCGCATAATGGCTCGATCATTCCGGTTCCGGGACGCGATATCTTCGTCCAGGCCTGGTACCAGGGCGGTATCTCGGTGATCGACTTCACCGACCCGGCGAACATCCAAGAGATCGCCTATTTCGACCGTGGACCGATCGACAAGGACCAGATGATCACTGGTGGTTACTGGTCGGCCTATTGGTACCGCGGGCGCATCTATGCGACCGAGATCAGCCGCGGGCTTGACGTTTTCGCGCTCAAGCCGAGCGCGTTCCTGACCAAGGAAGAGATCGCTGCCGCCGAAGGCGCGATCTATGCGGGCGACCTGTTCAACCCGCAGACGCAGACGCAGGTCACCTGGCCGGCCGAACTGGTCGCGGCGGCGGAGGCGAGCCGCAAGGGGGGCTGACAGGACCGGTCAGGCGAAGGCGACAAGGCGACAAAGGCGACTCGGTGTCGCCTTCGCTTCAGAGGCTATATGGTCCTGTAAAACCGTGAGAATTTTCGCACGAAAGGCGTGAAGGCGACACTCGGGCCGGTTCTGCGATAAAATCCGGCGGCTCCGACTGGCTGATCCGGAATGCGGGTCATTCGCCTTCGCCATAGACTTAGGCCAATCCCTCGTTCCGGGCTTGATTTTCATCCAGCCCGGGATCGCCCCAGGCAAAGTCGCGCTCGTCCTCGAGATCGCACCATTCGGTCGGTCCGTGCGCGATCCGGTCGAGCAGGCGTGACAGGCCGCGCTCGGAAAATTCGCGCTCGGGACCGCGAAGGTGGACGGTGGCCCGCTGCAGCGCGCCGCTCGCGAGCAGTGCCGTGGTCAACCGTTCGTCGTAGCGGCGCGAGGTGCCGATCAGCTCGCCTTTCCAGTAATGCGGCACTTCGACGCCGTTGACCGCCCGCTCGATCGCCGCGTCGAGCACGCTGTCGCGTGCATTGCGCAGCGCCAGCCGCCACGCCGCGCCGAACGGCTGGTCGTCGAGCCGCGCGCGCAGCTTGTAGGCCGACTGCCGCCCCATCCCCACACTCCGCGCCGCCGCTGCGACATTCTGCGTAGTTGCGAGCATGCGCAGGAAATCGACCTGCTTGTCGACCGTCCAGCCATCGTAGCGTTCCGCGCGGGAGGGGACAGAAGGGGTGAGGGCGAGTGGTTCGCCGCGGGTCTGCTCGTGTGCAATATAGGTTATTAGGCACGATCGTGGCGTGTAGGAAAGCCTTGCCTTGCGCCGCTCAAATGGACTGAAAACGGGATGGCAGCTATCGACCCGATTGCAGACCAAGCAAGTTTTTTCTTACGGTGCTGCCAAACGCCAGATTCAGGGTGGGGAGCAGAGGATGAGAATAGGAGTATACTGGCTCTTGCCTGTCGCAATTCTTTCTGGCTTTGGAGGGTTTCTAGTCGGGAGCAGTACACCCTCAGATGTGATCTACGGCGACGTGCCTGCATCCGCGATAGAGAAAGCACTGGATGGCGATACAATCCTGATCGATGGCCAGATCATAAAGATTAGGGGTCTGGATGCCCCAGAAGTTGGAAAAAACGCGTCTTGTCTTGCGGAGGCTGCCCTAGGTGGCTTGGCGATGCAGCATTTGGCTGGCGAACTTCACAACTTCGGCGAAACTGTTTGGGAGCTTCGAAACGTCGACAACCGTTCAGGAAGATTGGAGGGTGATTTGGTCCGTTCTGACGGTAAAAACATAGTCGATCATATGACGATTAATGGATTTGCCATTTCAAGCGAAGCTCGTTGGGAATGGTGTAGGGTCGTGCCAGACTTTGACGACAACCAGCTTTATCCAGCGATCAACGTGGGGTCTGGACCACCATCTGACGTCGAGTTGGCCGACGACTGATTTCCACCCCATCAGGTGACGCTCTCACCGAGCTAGCGATGTGCAAGGAGCGGACTAGCCGTTAACGACCCAATTGCTGATGCTTCGAATAGTCAATCAACGAGACCATTTGCCGATTGAGTCTATGAGGTCGTCAATCTCGCTTTGGGAGAACATTTCCTGGCCTCCGTGGCCATTCTTCTTTTCGATATATCTTTGCGCGGCATATCTGGAGCCACCGCGCCGATGGATACCCCTTACATGCTCAACGAAGAACTTTCGCCAAAACACGCGTGATTGCAGTCTTAATCTCTTAGTGTCCCCATACTCGCGAATATTGAAGTGGTCCTTCAAGGTTGAGTCTATTTCTTCGTCTTTGATTACATGCGCATCTGCCCGCTCGACGAATTCGAGCGGCGTCTCATCTTCTAAAGGTCTTAGGGTGATCATGGTGCCATAGTAAGACGGGCAAATCTGTTCGTCAAAGCTCTCACCATGTCGGGTCTTCGAGCAGTAGCAGCTCCATACTTTTACGCATCAACCAAGCTGGCCTCGAACGTCCACTTCCTACCCATCATCAGACAAAAAGGCCCGGCGGATCGCTCCGCCGGGCCTCTTTCTGTCCGGTAGGTCGGGAGGGGCTTAGAAACCCATGCCGCCCATGCCGCCCATGTCGGGCATTGCCGGGGCAGCCGGCTTGTCTTCCGGCTTCTCGGTGATCGCAGCTTCGGTCGTGATCAGCAGGCCGGCGACCGAGGCAGCGTCCTGCAGCGCGGTGCGGACGACCTTGGTCGGGTCGATCACGCCGGCAGCGACGAGGTTCTCGTAGGTGTCGGTGGCTGCGTTGAAGCCGAGGGTTTCGTCGTTCGCGTCCATCAGCTTGCCCGAGATGACCGCACCGTCATGGCCGGCGTTCTGGGCGATCTGGCGGACCGGCGCGGTGATCGCCTTGCGGACGATGTCGATACCGCGGGTCTGGTCTTCGTTGGCACCGGTGAGGCCAGCGAGCGCCTTGGTGGCATAGAGCAGAGCGGTACCGCCGCCCGGGACGATGCCTTCCTCAACCGCGGCGCGGGTCGCGTGCAGCGCGTCGTCGACGCGGTCCTTGCGCTCCTTCACCTCGACTTCGGTGGCGCCGCCGACCTTGATCACGGCCACACCGCCGGCGAGCTTGGCGAGACGCTCCTGGAGCTTCTCGCGGTCGTAGTCGCTCGACGTGTTGTCGATCTGGGTGCGGATTTCGTTGACGCGAGCCTTGATGTCGTCCGCTTCACCGGCACCGTCGACGATGGTCGTGTTGTCCTTGTCGATGGTGACCTTCTTGGCCTGGCCGAGCATGCCCAGAGTGACGTTCTCGAGCTTGATGCCGAGGTCTTCGCTGATCATCTCGCCCTTGGTCAGGATCGCGATGTCCTGCAGCATCGCCTTGCGGCGATCGCCGAAGCCCGGCGCCTTGACCGCCGCGACCTTGAGGCCGCCGCGCAGCTTGTTGACCACCAGGGTGGCCAGCGCTTCGCCTTCGATGTCTTCGGCGATGATCAACAGCGGACGGCCCGACTGGACAGCCGCTTCGAGCACCGGCAGCATCGCCTGCAGGTTCGACAGCTTCTTCTCATGGATCAGGATGTACGGGTTTTCGAGCTCGACCGTCATCTTTTCCGGATTGGTGATGAAGTAGGGCGAGAGGTAGCCGCGGTCGAACTGCATGCCTTCGACGACATCGAGTTCGAATTCGAGGCCCTTGGCCTCTTCCACGGTGATCACGCCTTCCTTGCCGACCTTTTCCATCGCTTCAGCGATCTTTTCGCCGACTTCGGTGTCGCCATTGGCCGAGATGATGCCGACCTGGGCGATTTCCGACGAACCGGCAACGTCCTTCGAACGACCCTTGAGGTCTTCGACGACCTTGGCGACGGCGATGTCGATGCCGCGCTTGAGATCCATCGGGTTCATGCCGGCGGCAACCGACTTCATGCCTTCGTTGACGATCGCCTGGGCGAGCACGGTGGCGGTGGTGGTGCCGTCACCCGCAGTGTCGTTCGCCTTCGAGGCGACTTCCTTGATCATCTGCGCGCCCATGTTCTCGAACTTGTCCTTCAGTTCGATTTCCTTGGCGACGGTGACGCCGTCCTTGGTGATGCGGGGTGCGCCGAAGCTCTTGTCGATCACGACGTTGCGGCCCTTGGGGCCCAGCGTGACCTTGACGGCATTGGCGAGGGTATCGACGCCGCGCAGGATGCCTTCGCGCGCGTCGCGGCCGAACTTTACGTCCTTGGCTGCCATTGGTGTTTCTCCTGGAATTCGTGTGTCTGGTGGAAAGCGTCAGGAATCGGCGATCAGCCGATGATCCCCATGATGTCGCTTTCCTTCATGATCAGCAGGTCTTCGCCGTCGATCTTGACTTCGGTGCCGGACCACTTGCCGAACAGCACGCGGTCGCCCGCCTTGACGTCCAGCGGGGTGACCTTGCCGTCTTCAGCCCGGGCGCCCGAACCGACGGCGACGATTTCGCCTTCGCTCGGCTTTTCCTTGGCGCTGTCGGGAATGATGATCCCGCCGGCGGTCTTTTCTTCGGCTTCGATGCGACGGACCAGAACGCGGTCGTGCAGCGGACGAAATGCCATGGTGTTGACCTCTCTTCTAAGAGTGTGAAACGAGACTTGGCACTCCTCGTACGAGAGTGCCAGCGGGGCGCATTTGGGGCGGCACCCGGGGTGAGTCAACGGGTCCCTTCCAAATTTTTTGGTTCGTCAGCCTGGGCCCGGGTGCTCAGGCCGTTGCGGCCCTGCGATGCGTGAGGCCAAACCGTTCGCGCCACGTCCAGCGCCAGGTGAGCAGGCCGGCGGCGAAAACAAGGCCGGCGGCGAGGCCGATCCATACACCGGTGCCCTCGAGCGGGGTACGGAAACCCAGCCACAGCGCTATCCCGATCCCGGGGACCCAATAGCTGAACACCGCAATGAGCATTGGCATGCGCGTGTCCTGCAAACCGCGCAGCGCCCCGGCCGCGACCGCCTGCACGCCATCGAACAACTGGAACGCGGCGGCGACCTTCATGTAGCGTACGGCAAAGCCCACCATGGCCGCGTTTGCCGCCAGGGTTGGGTCGATATAGATCCGCAGCAGCAGCATCGGCGCCAGGATCATGGCGGATGCGGTGGTCAGCATGAACGCACCGGCCATGGCAATGCCGACCCAGCCGGCCCGGCCCATCGCGGCATGGTCTCCCGCGCCGAAATGATAGCCCACGCGGATCGTCGCCGCCTGCCCCAGGCCGAAGGGTATCTGGAATGCCAGCGCCGCGATCTGCAGCGCGATCGTGTGCCCGGCAAGCTGTGCCGGGCCGATCCAGCCCATCAACAGCGCCGCCCCGCTGAACAGGCCGGCCTCGGCAATGATGATGATCATCACCGGGCCGCCGAGAGCGACCAGCTCGCGCAGTCGCGGCCATTCGGGCCGCCACCAGTTGCCGAAGATGCGGTAGCGACGAAGCCGGCGATCCGTGTAGATCGCGACCAGGTAGCTGGCGAACTGGACGAGCGACGTGACCACGCTCGCCAGGGCCGATCCCTCCAGCCCCATGGCGGGTGCGCCGAAGTTGCCGAACACGAAAGCGTAATTCGCAACCACGCTGACCACGAGCGCGACCCCGGTGATCGAGGTGGCAAAGACCGGCCGGCCCAGCGCGGACACGAAGTTTCGCAGCACGCTGGATCCGATCATCGGTATCATGGCGAACATGATGATCTGGAGGAAGGTCCCGGCACGCGCTGCGAGGGCGGCGTCCTGGCCCGCGAGGCGCAGTAGGTCGCCGCCGTACCAGCAGATTGCCATGCCGATGATCCCCGATGCGACCGCCAGCCATAGTGCCATGCGGACCGAACGGCGGACCTCGCGGACCGAGTGGCGACGGCGGCCGAGTTCCTCCGCAATCAGGGCGGCGACCATGCCGACCAGCCCGGTGAAGGCCCACATGGTCAGGCCGAACAGCGCCACGCCAAGGGCCGAGGCGGCCAGTTCCTGTTCACCCAGTCGCGCAACGAAGATCACGTCGACCGCATGCACCAGCATCTGCAGCAGGTTGGCGAGCGCCAGCGGCCAGGCGAGACGGAAGGTCTCGCGAAGCTCGTCGCGCCAGCCGTCGCTGTCGATCGGCAGGGGTTCAAGGGCGTGGTCGTGCGTCATGCAGCCGGCCCGGATAATCGCGGTGGCCCGGTACTTCAAATGCAAGTCGCGGTTGCGGTCGCTTATGGCGTCGGGTGTGGCCGTGAAGCGACAAGGATACCGCCAAGGACACTACCGAGGCGTAACCCGAACACGGATCGTGCCGTAATTACAGAGGTTTGCGGCTGGACGGGGCGGGCTCGCCGCCCGTCGCAACGCGGTTGACCGCAGTTCACGCCTGCAGCAAACGCAGGCAACTCTACATTAACCGGGCTGGCGCTAGACTCGGTCCTGAAGAATCAGAGGTCGCAATGATTCAATCCTTCCCCAGCGGGAAAGGCGTATTCGCTATGCAAGGAAGACTCGAAGTTGAAGCCGAGGGGCCAAGCCAACGCGGCGAACCCCGCCGTCGACTGTTCCTCTCCGGCAGTGTCACGCAGACCGGATCGACATGCGAAGTGCGGGTGCACAACCTGTCGGCGACCGGCATGTTGCTCAGCACCGATGGCCACTTCGACCTCGATGAACCCTTGCTCATCGTGTTCGGGGAAGCGGGCGAGCGGCTCGCGCGGATCGTATGGTCTGCCGATGGTCTCTTTGGTTGCCGTTTCGATGAGAGCCTGACGAAGGCCCAGATGAGCGCCATCCTGCTGCGTTCGGAGCCGGTCCCGTCAGAAGAGGTGATCGAATCCATGCAGGCGGCACGCGACGAAGGTTTCGGTGCGCGCCTCAAGCGACTGCGCAAGACAACCGGCCTGTCGATGGTGGATTTCGCCAGTCAGTTCGGGGTCACCAAGCCGACGCTGTGGAAGTGGGAGACCGAGCGCGCCCGGCCCCGCAGGGCCGTGCTGCGCGATCTTGCCGCCTATTTCGGCCTCACTGAACAGGAGCTGTTGTACGGGTCGAACGGCGTGGCCAAGCAGCCATCCGATACGCCCGCTGACGCGGCGGCCGATCACCTGACGGGCTCCCTTTCGGAGATCGTGGCGCGCAGTCGCTCGGCCATTGCGCGTGAAGCCGGTGTGCCGATCAAGCAGGTATCGATCGCCATCGATTGGAACTGACCCAAAACCGGTCACCCCCGGTTGCGATTCGCGCAACTACGGTTCCCATGATAATAAGCTGCCGGACTCGGGAGGGTTTTGTGCAGTTCATTGGACGGGCTTGCTTGCTTGGGACATTCGCCGTCGCCAGTCTGGCGGCGAGCGAACGCGCCTTCGCTGGCGATGGCCAGCCAGTGGCCGTTGCCACGATTGGGGCGACCGACTTCGCCGTCGATTTCGACGACGTGCCGATGGACGATCACGACGAACCCGTGATTCATTTCGGTCGTGCGGTGGACCTTGCCGGGGCCGACATCGAGCCGGTCGGACGTGGCGGTGCGATCCTGCCTGGATCCATCCCCGGTGGACTGCCCTTGGCTGGTGCGCGGGTCACGAGCGGTTTCGGCATGCGCTATCATCCAATCCTTGGCGAAACGCGGTTCCATGCGGGTATCGATCTCGCGGCGCCGATGGGAACGCCGGTGGTGGCGACGTCGAGCGGGCGCGTGGCAAGCGCGGGCTGGCGCGGGAATTACGGTATCCTGGTGGCGCTAAGCCACGGGGGATCGGTCGAGACCCGCTACGCCCATCTCTCGGCAGTCGCAGTCAGGCCCGGGCAGACAGTCGAGGCCGGTCAGGTGATCGGCTATGTCGGCTCGACCGGCCGTTCGACCGGACCACACCTGCATTATGAAACCCGGGTCTCCGGGCGACCGGCCAATCCGGGCGGCTGAGAATAATCGCCCGCGCTAGCGGGTTGCCAGCAAAACGGAATCGGTTGTCGGGTCATACCGTAGGTCGATCCCCATCCTGCGCAGATCCGAAAAACTGACCAGGCCACTGCCTCGCACAGTCCCGGACAGGTCTGCTTGCTCCAACAGGCCGCGCACGTCACGGGCATCGACAAGCAGGCGAGATTCCGTATCGACGTGAACTGGCAGGCTGCCGATTTCCTTCTGGCCCATGCGCACGGACTTGCGCACGATAATCGCCTCGCCGCCGACTGCCTCATCTCCCACACCGGGCGTGAGAATGTCGAATTCGATCGGGATGAAGGCGGAGGGTGGCTGCTGCGCTGCCGTTGGTGCAGGCGCGCCCGAACCTGGGACAGCCGAATTCACAGGTGCAGCTTCTTCCGCACTTTCTGCGATGACCTGGGCAACCTCACCGGTTGCGGAGTTGGCGCTTGGGGCTGAGTCGATCCGTTCCGGCAGGCGGAAGCGATTGTAGTTCGGCACGGTCGCGCGGCTGATGAGGCCCTTGTCCCATTGTCCGGCCAGCGTGGTCGCGATGATTGGAATTGTGGCGGCGGCGATCGCCACCCCCAGCAACAGGATGCCCCATCGCTTTCCCGTCACACGCAGCGTGCCAAGCACCTAACCCCTCCTCCAGCCGCCGTCGGGGCGATCTCTAGCATAGGCGGTTGGCCCGCGCGAGATCGTTGGATTGGGAGCAGTCAGGCGGAAAGGCGGCTGCGGTAGGTGACGTTCACCCGGTCAGACAGCATGAGATAGGGCAGCCAGACGAAGATGCTGATGAGCACCTTGGTGATATTACCCTGCAAGAGATCGCTCAGCGAAACCGCGACGTTGTAGGGCACAGGCCCCTGCATGCCGACCGCCTGCGCAATCGCGAACTGCATGCCGATATCGATCACCCAGACGATCGCCAGCATGCGCGGAAAGTAGGGAATGGTGCGCAGCGCCATGACGAAGCAGACCGCGTAGAGGAAGTTCATCGCGATCACGTCGAAGGCCATGGCAAGGAACAGGGTGCGCCCCCAGCCGGGTGCCATCTGGCCCATCGCCGGCACAGCCAGCATGAATTCGGTACTGCGGAATACGACGTTGAGCAGCATCCCGATCAGCAGCGAGGCCATGAACCCGGCTGGGCCGAATAGCGGGTGTTGGCGTGCCGTGGTGCGATCGAGGCTGCGCCAGCGCCCGATCATGGCGAGGCGGAAGCTGGGCTGCCACTTGACTTCGCCCGGCGGGAAAGCCGCCTCGGCCAGACGCAGGCCCGCGATCGGTGCCAGGCCAATCAGCGCATAGGGCAGGAAGATTCCGGCGAATTCGACAAAGGACGTTATTGGCGTGAGGGCTGTAGTGATCTTGAAGGCTGCAAGCGTGAGCCAGCCCAGGATCCACCAGGGTAAGGCGCCTTCGAGGAAGGGCCTGATTCCGGCTGCAATCGCCCGAGAACGCCGTTCGATTGCAGCGGCATAGCGCTTCGTCGCGACCTCTATTGTGTGCCAGATTGAAACCATTCCGACCATCATGGCCCCCACAAGCCCGGTTTTCAATTCACGCCACCAAAGTGCCCGATTTCGAATCAACATGGCCGGAACGGGGTGAAACAATTGCGAATCACAGACTTACCGGTTGCCAAAACCGTTGCCCGGTTGCCATTGAGTCCATCGAAGTTAACCAAAATATTAAACTTCCTTGGATTTAACCAATTGTATTTATGTGGAAAAAATAAACGGTTTAGGAAAAGTTGACTGGTTTCTCAACTGTGGAATTATACAGGGGTTCCGTGAGGGAACGGCGTTTCTGAACCGGCGTCATCGTCGGAATAACAGAAAACGGTCGCGCCGGTTCCAGAAATACCCGCACGGACAGGGCAAGCCGGAAATAGAGGCCGGAGCCTTTGTGCATCAGGTGGGGGGACCCCGCCAGCTTGTTTTAGGGTATAGTATCATGACCAATTTCCTGAAGACTTTCGTCGCTGACGAATCGGGCGCCTCGGCGGCCGAATATGCGCTGATCCTTATCGTCATTGGCATCGCCATTGTTGCAGGTGCTACCACGCTTGCCACCTCGATCGGCGGCGCAATGACAGGCACTGCTACCTGCATCGACGATCCTACCGTCGCAGGCGCCTGCTAAGGCAGGAAGTAAATGGGCGGCTGTCAACGATGGTCGCCCATTTCGTTCTTCCGGGGCATTTCAAAGGGGGTTGGACTGTGGAACGGCGCAATATCATCATCATTGCAGCGGCCGTGGTGCTCGGTCTGCTCGCGGTCTACCTGACCAACGCCTATTTCTCGGGCGTCGAGGCGCAACAGGAGCGTGTTGCCGAAGAACAGCAACTGGTCCGCGTCGCGGTTGCCGCGCAGGATCTCGAATTCGGATCGCCGCTGACATCCGACACCGTGCGGCTTGTCAACTGGCCGTCGCAATCGGTTCCGTCTGGCGCGATCACCGATATGGCCAAATTCGCCGGCACCGACGTGGCGATCCGCCCCATCGCGCAGGGTGAACCCATCCTGCAATCGCGTATTTCCAATCGCGCGGTGCTGTCCGAAAATATCCCGGACAACATGCGTGCGGTGACCATTCCCGTGAACGAGGTGGCCGGTGTGGCCGGCTTTGTGACCCCAGGCGATGTCGTCGACGTGCTGATGACCCGCACCATCCCTGGCGGAGACGACGAAAAGGTCACTTCGGTCGTGCTCGAAAACGCCCAGGTGATCGCCATCGATCGTCGCGCCTCGGAAAACAGCACCGAGCCGCAGGAACTCAAGATGGCGACGTTGCTGACCGACCAGTACAATGCGCAAAAGCTTGCGCTCGCCGCTGAAAGCGGCCGCCTGACGCTGGCACTGCGCAATGTCGAAAATCAGATCGTCGGGGGGACGCAGGTCGTCACCACTCGCGATTTGCCCGGTGGGCGCCTGCGCTATTCATCGCGCAGTGGCGGCGGTGTCGCCCCGGCACCCAGCGGCAGTGCGGTGCCCTATCGCCCGTCCGGAACTGCTCCGGCGGGTGCGGTTTCTCCCACTTACAAGGGCCCGACCATGACAATCTATCGCGGCACCGAAGGTGCGCGCCAGGAGGTGAACCGTGGCACGAACTGATATGATCCGCCGCGCACTTGCCGTTGCGGCCTTGCCATTGGCGCTGGCTGCGGCTGCACCCGCGGCAGCGCAACCCAGCCCTGGCGGCATCCATGCCGGTACGCTCGAAATCCCGGTTAACAAGAGTCAGGTGGTTACGGCCGATCGCCCGATCGCCAAGGCGCTGATTGGCAATGCCGAGATCGCCGACATCGTCGCGCTGACCGAGAATTCGCTCTACGTGCTGGGCAAGGGGATGGGGACCACAAGCCTCACTCTCTACGATGCGCGCGGCCGGGTGCTTTCGGTCATGGACATATCGGTTGGACCCGATGCCGAAGCCTTTCGCACCCAGGCCGCCCAGTTGCTGCCCGGCAGCGAAATCGACGCGCATATTTCGGGCGAGTCTTTGGTGCTGACAGGTATCGCCAATGACGTCGGGATGATCGACCGGGCGGTACGCCTGGCCAGCACCTATGCCGGCGAAAACGTCGTCAACATGATCTCGCTGGGCAGCAGCCAGCAGGTCATGCTCGAGGTCAAGTTTGCGGAGGTCAAACGCTCGGTCGGAGAAGATATTGGCGTCAGGGGCTTCGGCGCCGCCCGCGATGGCGATTTCAACGGCGTCTTGGGGCCGGGCAGTACGCTAACGCCTGACCCTGATACAGGTGCCCCGGTGTTGAGGGCCGGGAGCGTCATCGACAGTTTCGGAATCTTTGGTACGACCTTCTCCGCGCTGGGCATCGATTTCGAGGCCTATCTCAACGTGCTCGAGAGCAAGGGTTTCGCCAAGACTCTGGCAGAGCCGACACTAGTTGCCCTCTCGGGTGAGAAGGCGTCATTCCTCGCCGGTGGCGAATTCCCCATTCCCGTTATCCAGGGCAATAGCGGCGGCGGCGGTACAAGCACAAATGGCGGGAACAGTGGAATTACCATTGAGTTCAAGCCCTTTGGTGTAAGCCTCGGCTTCACCCCGACGGTTCTGGGC from Erythrobacter mangrovi encodes:
- a CDS encoding DUF305 domain-containing protein codes for the protein MIARYSFAAALLASAAPLYAADEVPIVLPGAPGEAPKVIDAKQAIALANTSYSPGDVAFMQGMIVHHQQAVDMAQLVKARTNNEAILKTADRIEASQQDEMKFMRSWLEDRGQDAAMAGMGHAHHTMKGMASQAQMQALAEASGTAFDRLFLELMVAHHKGAVTMVDDLHNLRGTAYDPVMFEFTNDVVTDQKSEIDRMNSVLTGLSTDPRATLKPGFRDAGEAILNLRHVTAMPKPAGFFDPANPAQLQPRIEKKATEDATAAAAKDGEEDKPKFGERGSLLDFAFTDMAFSGDMLVAGSYHGFNAYRLGNDGIPQLVSSTVCPGGQGDVSIAGSILVMSVQDSRARVDCGLGGVEDRVSPERFRGIRIFDISDITRPRQVGQVQTCRGSHTHSIVSADDARLIVYNSGTSYVRDADELEGCYELGGDNTALFSIDVIEIPLADPSQARIVDRPRVFAKDGEIAGLWRGGDHGDGTQETFRTDMCHDITVFPAKNLAAGACSGNGIILDIKDPLKPTRIDDVTDKGFAYWHSATFNNDGTKVLFTDEWGGGGRPRCQAGDPKNWGADAFYGIENGKLVYRGTYKLPAPQTDKENCVAHNGSIIPVPGRDIFVQAWYQGGISVIDFTDPANIQEIAYFDRGPIDKDQMITGGYWSAYWYRGRIYATEISRGLDVFALKPSAFLTKEEIAAAEGAIYAGDLFNPQTQTQVTWPAELVAAAEASRKGG
- a CDS encoding thermonuclease family protein, whose amino-acid sequence is MQTKQVFSYGAAKRQIQGGEQRMRIGVYWLLPVAILSGFGGFLVGSSTPSDVIYGDVPASAIEKALDGDTILIDGQIIKIRGLDAPEVGKNASCLAEAALGGLAMQHLAGELHNFGETVWELRNVDNRSGRLEGDLVRSDGKNIVDHMTINGFAISSEARWEWCRVVPDFDDNQLYPAINVGSGPPSDVELADD
- the groL gene encoding chaperonin GroEL (60 kDa chaperone family; promotes refolding of misfolded polypeptides especially under stressful conditions; forms two stacked rings of heptamers to form a barrel-shaped 14mer; ends can be capped by GroES; misfolded proteins enter the barrel where they are refolded when GroES binds), producing MAAKDVKFGRDAREGILRGVDTLANAVKVTLGPKGRNVVIDKSFGAPRITKDGVTVAKEIELKDKFENMGAQMIKEVASKANDTAGDGTTTATVLAQAIVNEGMKSVAAGMNPMDLKRGIDIAVAKVVEDLKGRSKDVAGSSEIAQVGIISANGDTEVGEKIAEAMEKVGKEGVITVEEAKGLEFELDVVEGMQFDRGYLSPYFITNPEKMTVELENPYILIHEKKLSNLQAMLPVLEAAVQSGRPLLIIAEDIEGEALATLVVNKLRGGLKVAAVKAPGFGDRRKAMLQDIAILTKGEMISEDLGIKLENVTLGMLGQAKKVTIDKDNTTIVDGAGEADDIKARVNEIRTQIDNTSSDYDREKLQERLAKLAGGVAVIKVGGATEVEVKERKDRVDDALHATRAAVEEGIVPGGGTALLYATKALAGLTGANEDQTRGIDIVRKAITAPVRQIAQNAGHDGAVISGKLMDANDETLGFNAATDTYENLVAAGVIDPTKVVRTALQDAASVAGLLITTEAAITEKPEDKPAAPAMPDMGGMGGMGF
- the groES gene encoding co-chaperone GroES yields the protein MAFRPLHDRVLVRRIEAEEKTAGGIIIPDSAKEKPSEGEIVAVGSGARAEDGKVTPLDVKAGDRVLFGKWSGTEVKIDGEDLLIMKESDIMGIIG